The following are encoded in a window of Colletotrichum lupini chromosome 3, complete sequence genomic DNA:
- a CDS encoding ribosomal protein L6e, with protein sequence MSAKTESTTKKFGSSTRVVPAPSQKAQKWYNADDEPEAKKVRKAVRPWAPRQTLQPGTILILLAGRFRGKRVVLLKTLDQGVLLVTGPFKINGVPLRRVNSRYVIATSYKVDVSGVESKKIEEISAPKYFTADKAKKQVGEDAFFKQGEKPEKKEINSSRAADQKAVDKALLASIKKVDMLASYLASSFSLRKGDKPHEMTW encoded by the exons ATGTCGGCGAAGACGGAATCCACGACCAAGAAGTTCGGCTCGTCGACTCGGGTCGTCCCCGCCCCCTCCCAGAAGGCGCAGAAGTGGTACAACGCCGACGATGAGCCCGAGGCCAAGAAG GTCCGCAAGGCCGTCCGCCCCTGGGCTCCCCGCCAGACCCTCCAGCCCGGTACCATCCTGATCCTCCTCGCCGGCCGCTTCCGCGGCAAGCGCGTCGTTCTCCTGAAGACCCTCGACCAGGGTGTCCTTCTCGTTACCGGCCCCTTCAAGATCAACGGCGTTCCCCTCCGCCGCGTCAACTCCCGCTACGTCATCGCCACATCCTACAAGGTCGACGTCTCCGGCGTTGAGTCCAAGAAGATTGAGGAGATCTCCGCACCCAAGTACTTCACCGCCGACAAGGCCAAGAAGCAGGTTGGCGAGGACGCTTTCTTCAAGCAGGGAGAGAAGCCTGAG AAGAAGGAGATCAACAGCAGCCGTGCCGCCGACCAGAAGGCCGTCGACAAGGCCCTGCTCGCCAGCATCAAGAAGGTCGACATGCTCGCCTCCTACCTGGCGAGTTCCTTCAGCCTGCGCAAGGGCGACAAGCCCCACGAGATGACCTGGTAA